A section of the Deinococcus taeanensis genome encodes:
- the ttcA gene encoding tRNA 2-thiocytidine(32) synthetase TtcA: MTHTALPSAPDLTRLFQPIVKGVGQAIGDYRMIEDGDLVMVCLSGGKDSYTLLDVLLHLQKKAPVDFEIVAVNLDQGQPGFPKDVLPRYLTALGVRHDLLTQDTYSVVKEKTPAGKTTCALCSRLRRGVLYGHARAIGATKIALGHHREDILETLFMNLFFGARLKAMPPKLQSDDGTNVVIRPLAYVAEADIIRYAQARAFPIIPCNLCGSQENLQRRVVGEMLAGWEREHPGRLTNIARALTRVTPSHLMDPELFDFASLSVTPAEGDKGFDPDDYPGREFLSGIQELGMLG, from the coding sequence ATGACCCACACTGCCCTCCCCTCTGCCCCTGACCTGACCCGCCTCTTTCAGCCGATCGTGAAGGGGGTGGGCCAGGCCATCGGCGACTACCGCATGATTGAGGACGGTGACCTCGTGATGGTCTGCCTGTCCGGCGGCAAGGACAGCTACACCCTGCTGGACGTACTGCTGCACCTGCAGAAGAAAGCCCCGGTTGACTTTGAGATTGTCGCCGTGAACCTTGACCAGGGGCAGCCGGGCTTTCCGAAGGACGTGCTGCCCCGGTACCTCACGGCGCTGGGCGTGCGGCACGACCTGCTGACGCAGGACACGTACTCGGTGGTGAAGGAGAAAACGCCGGCCGGCAAGACCACCTGCGCGCTGTGCAGCCGCCTGCGCCGCGGCGTGCTGTACGGTCACGCCCGCGCCATCGGCGCGACGAAGATCGCGCTGGGCCACCACCGCGAGGACATCCTGGAAACACTATTCATGAATCTGTTCTTCGGCGCGCGCCTGAAGGCCATGCCGCCCAAACTGCAGAGTGACGACGGCACGAACGTCGTGATCCGGCCCCTGGCGTACGTGGCGGAAGCGGACATCATCCGCTACGCGCAGGCCCGGGCGTTCCCGATCATTCCCTGCAACCTGTGCGGCAGTCAGGAGAACCTGCAGCGCCGGGTCGTGGGCGAGATGCTCGCAGGGTGGGAACGCGAGCATCCCGGGCGCCTGACGAACATCGCCCGGGCCCTCACCCGCGTGACGCCCAGCCACCTGATGGACCCGGAACTGTTTGATTTCGCGTCCCTGAGCGTCACGCCCGCCGAGGGCGACAAAGGGTTCGACCCGGACGACTACCCCGGGCGGGAATTCCTGAGCGGCATTCAGGAACTCGGCATGCTCGGCTGA
- a CDS encoding transglycosylase domain-containing protein produces the protein MRLFTVLGGVLLVGVASAGGLWYTWGRDLPSVSDLDVLEFSGQTRVYDRAGTLVGTLTPSLGSGSSVNRNLLKAGQISPWLHKAVVTSEDRRFYQHGGVDMVGIARGLLKGLLQNDLEGGSSITQQVVKNTLLDDLQGARTAERKFKEAVLAYQLERNFDKKQILNAYLNVIYWGDGGRSDIVGAGGAAHAYFRKDAGELNLAESVYLATIIPAPNRRYKNFKAYRPLMKSLLARMVEDDQITQAEADAAWKTPIYPAGWRIGWNADGSVRTATLERPGRLMENLTLTEGVNRYPNFYYLQAVEKELLPIIGRKALYGGGRIYTGMSAQAQAAAEQASRDARLPDGATLGAALLRPDSGEVLALVGQKLTDGGRPSDWNNATQARRQVGSSVKPLLYALALEKGWKQSDTVLDAPLSGEYQPMNYNRRWSGRYVTMRYALDHSLNLPTVRIGQELGVPAFEAKLRDLGLTPPANAGLSLTIGTLEASPLQMAAAYATFANGGLYFTPTLVRKVEDARGKLLYTRPAPAGKRVWDARTAWLGLDMLRGVVNDLSAAQGGLATRARINGWPVGGKTGTTNDVKDLWFAGVTPNVAGAVWVGRQEGGALPSWAYSGEIPTPVWQRAVAGTLAGQPEADFREPDGIAYRVVRNVNMAFRTEDADTEPVARDGSGTSRGFFGRRRVPAAPAQPSAVPAAAPPEEAPPAEQPAAPEETPAAAAETPPAETEVEVTPEVPVTPTPTPDPTPTPAPTATPDSGAAPAPAQEVPVQDPPAPLEEEPVISPDPGALPEDPEPVEPEPTDPGEAQDPNDPINDLPPLE, from the coding sequence ATGAGGCTCTTTACTGTCCTGGGAGGCGTGCTGCTGGTCGGCGTGGCCAGCGCGGGCGGCCTGTGGTACACCTGGGGCCGCGATCTGCCCAGCGTGTCCGACCTGGACGTGCTGGAGTTCAGCGGGCAGACCCGCGTGTACGACCGCGCCGGGACCCTGGTGGGCACCCTGACGCCCAGCCTGGGTTCAGGCAGCAGCGTCAACCGCAACCTGCTGAAAGCGGGTCAGATCAGCCCGTGGCTGCACAAGGCTGTGGTGACCAGCGAGGACCGCCGCTTCTACCAGCATGGAGGCGTGGACATGGTCGGCATTGCGCGCGGCCTCCTGAAGGGCCTGCTGCAGAACGACCTGGAAGGCGGCAGCAGCATCACGCAGCAGGTCGTGAAGAACACCCTGCTCGATGACCTTCAAGGCGCGCGTACGGCGGAACGCAAGTTCAAGGAGGCGGTGCTGGCCTACCAGCTGGAACGCAACTTCGACAAGAAGCAGATCCTGAACGCGTACCTGAACGTGATCTACTGGGGGGACGGCGGCCGCAGCGACATCGTGGGAGCGGGCGGCGCGGCGCACGCTTATTTCCGGAAGGACGCCGGCGAGCTGAACCTCGCCGAGAGTGTGTACCTCGCCACGATCATTCCGGCCCCGAACCGCCGGTACAAGAACTTCAAGGCGTACCGGCCGCTCATGAAAAGCCTGCTGGCCCGCATGGTCGAGGACGACCAGATCACGCAGGCGGAAGCGGACGCCGCCTGGAAGACCCCGATCTATCCGGCCGGATGGCGCATCGGTTGGAACGCGGACGGCAGCGTCCGTACAGCCACCCTGGAACGCCCCGGGCGCCTGATGGAGAACCTGACCCTGACCGAAGGCGTCAACCGCTACCCGAATTTCTATTACCTGCAGGCCGTGGAGAAGGAACTGCTGCCCATCATCGGGCGCAAGGCCCTGTACGGCGGCGGGCGGATCTACACCGGCATGAGCGCCCAGGCGCAGGCGGCCGCCGAGCAGGCCAGCCGGGACGCCCGTCTGCCTGACGGCGCCACGCTGGGCGCCGCGCTGCTGCGGCCGGACAGCGGCGAGGTACTGGCCCTGGTCGGCCAGAAACTCACGGACGGCGGCCGCCCCAGCGACTGGAACAACGCCACGCAGGCCCGCCGGCAGGTGGGCAGCAGCGTCAAACCGCTGCTGTACGCCCTGGCCCTGGAGAAAGGCTGGAAGCAGAGCGACACGGTGCTCGACGCGCCCCTGAGCGGCGAATACCAGCCCATGAACTACAACCGACGCTGGAGCGGACGGTACGTCACCATGCGCTACGCCCTGGACCACAGCCTGAACCTGCCCACCGTGCGGATCGGGCAGGAACTCGGCGTGCCGGCCTTCGAGGCGAAACTCCGTGACCTGGGCCTCACGCCGCCCGCGAACGCCGGACTGTCCCTGACCATCGGCACGCTGGAAGCCAGTCCGCTGCAGATGGCCGCGGCGTACGCGACCTTCGCCAACGGCGGCCTGTACTTCACGCCCACCCTGGTGCGCAAGGTCGAGGACGCGCGCGGCAAGCTGCTGTACACCCGCCCTGCGCCCGCCGGGAAACGCGTGTGGGACGCCCGCACGGCGTGGCTGGGGCTGGACATGCTGCGCGGCGTCGTGAATGACCTGAGCGCCGCGCAGGGCGGCCTCGCCACACGTGCCCGCATCAACGGCTGGCCGGTGGGCGGCAAGACCGGCACCACTAATGACGTCAAGGACCTGTGGTTCGCGGGCGTCACCCCGAACGTCGCGGGGGCCGTGTGGGTCGGCCGGCAGGAAGGCGGCGCGCTGCCGTCCTGGGCGTACAGCGGCGAGATTCCCACGCCCGTGTGGCAGCGGGCCGTGGCCGGCACCCTGGCCGGGCAGCCGGAAGCGGACTTCCGCGAGCCGGACGGCATTGCGTACCGCGTGGTCCGCAACGTGAACATGGCCTTCCGCACTGAGGACGCCGACACTGAGCCTGTCGCGCGGGACGGAAGCGGCACCAGCCGCGGTTTCTTCGGTCGTCGCCGTGTGCCCGCCGCGCCCGCGCAGCCCAGCGCCGTACCCGCTGCGGCCCCGCCGGAGGAGGCGCCCCCGGCCGAGCAGCCTGCAGCTCCGGAGGAGACCCCAGCCGCGGCCGCCGAGACTCCGCCCGCCGAGACGGAGGTCGAGGTGACACCGGAAGTCCCGGTGACGCCCACCCCAACCCCCGACCCCACGCCCACACCGGCCCCGACGGCCACGCCGGATTCAGGCGCTGCGCCCGCCCCGGCGCAGGAGGTGCCGGTGCAGGACCCGCCCGCTCCGCTGGAAGAGGAACCGGTCATCTCTCCTGACCCCGGCGCGCTTCCCGAGGACCCTGAACCGGTCGAGCCGGAGCCGACGGACCCCGGCGAGGCGCAGGACCCGAACGACCCCATCAATGACCTGCCTCCACTGGAATGA
- the pnp gene encoding polyribonucleotide nucleotidyltransferase has product MIGKTYKTMLGDRELSIETGRLAKLVSGSVTLRYGDTVVLVTAQARDEKSTLDFLPLTVEFEERHYAVGKIPGSFHRREGRPGEKAILSARITDRQIRPLFPKGYRHETQVIITVLSADQQNMPDVLGPIGASAALSVSDIPWNGPTACVRVGQIDGQFILNPTTEQLGRSRMDLVVAGTRDAVMMVEAGAQNVTEEDLVAAIEFAHAGMQGVLDLIEQMRAELGQEKFNFLSDGDLSTDLVPELAEAARAAGLRGALLTTKKKDRSAALKALRDRVIAERVPDATADGAAEQIAALKGAFGKVEKQELRRLILEDDLRADGRNAKTVRPIWIEARALPRAHGSAIFTRGETQVLGVATLGTERDEILVDDLTTDTGDKFLLHYNFPPYSTGEVKRMGGQSRREIGHGHLAKRAIRAVLPSFEEFPYVIRLVGEVLESNGSSSMATVCAGTLALMDAGVPIKAPVAGVAMGLVIEGERYRVLTDILGLEDALGDMDFKVCGTAEGITALQMDIKVGGITPQIMREALAQAREGRLHILGKMAEVLPAPRAELSPTAPRIVSLKINPELIGKVIGPGGKQIRELEAMGAQVTVEEDGTVRVFSADGAAAEAVRARIEGITREAKVGEEFEGTVVKTAPFGAFINLFAGQDGMLHISQMSEERINAVEDVMNVGDKLRVKIANIDDRGKIDLIRPELEGKIAPREARPSRPGGDRGGRPPRRD; this is encoded by the coding sequence ATGATTGGAAAGACCTATAAGACGATGCTCGGGGACCGTGAACTGAGCATCGAGACGGGCCGGCTCGCCAAACTGGTGAGTGGTTCCGTGACCCTGCGCTACGGCGACACTGTGGTGCTGGTGACCGCCCAGGCCCGCGACGAGAAGAGCACCCTGGACTTCCTGCCCCTGACCGTGGAATTCGAGGAGCGGCACTACGCGGTCGGGAAGATTCCCGGCAGCTTCCACCGCCGCGAGGGCCGCCCCGGTGAGAAGGCGATCCTGTCCGCACGCATCACCGACCGGCAGATCCGGCCGCTGTTCCCCAAAGGCTACCGTCACGAAACGCAGGTCATCATCACGGTGCTCAGCGCCGACCAGCAGAACATGCCGGACGTCCTCGGCCCGATCGGCGCGTCCGCCGCGCTGAGCGTCAGTGACATTCCCTGGAACGGCCCGACCGCCTGCGTGCGCGTGGGCCAGATCGACGGGCAGTTCATCCTGAACCCCACCACCGAACAGCTCGGGCGCAGCCGCATGGACCTCGTGGTGGCTGGCACGCGTGACGCCGTGATGATGGTCGAGGCGGGCGCGCAGAACGTGACCGAAGAGGACCTCGTGGCCGCCATCGAGTTCGCGCACGCCGGCATGCAGGGCGTCCTGGACCTGATCGAGCAGATGCGCGCCGAGCTGGGCCAGGAGAAATTCAACTTCCTGTCCGACGGCGATCTCAGCACCGACCTCGTGCCGGAACTCGCCGAAGCGGCGCGCGCCGCGGGCCTGCGCGGCGCGCTGCTGACCACGAAGAAAAAAGACCGCTCGGCCGCCCTCAAGGCGCTGCGTGACCGCGTGATTGCCGAGCGCGTCCCCGACGCCACGGCCGACGGCGCCGCGGAGCAGATCGCGGCCCTGAAAGGCGCGTTCGGGAAGGTCGAGAAACAGGAACTGCGCCGCCTGATTCTTGAAGACGACCTGCGCGCCGATGGCCGCAACGCGAAAACCGTGCGGCCCATCTGGATTGAGGCGCGCGCGCTGCCCCGCGCGCACGGCAGCGCCATCTTCACCCGCGGCGAGACGCAGGTGCTGGGCGTCGCCACGCTGGGCACCGAACGCGACGAGATTCTCGTGGATGACCTCACCACGGACACCGGCGACAAGTTCCTGCTGCACTACAACTTCCCGCCGTACTCCACCGGGGAGGTCAAGCGGATGGGCGGTCAGTCCCGGCGCGAGATCGGGCACGGGCACCTTGCCAAGCGCGCCATCCGCGCGGTGCTGCCGAGCTTCGAGGAGTTCCCGTACGTGATCCGCCTCGTGGGCGAGGTGCTGGAATCCAACGGCTCGAGTTCCATGGCGACCGTGTGCGCCGGCACGCTGGCGCTGATGGACGCGGGGGTACCCATCAAGGCGCCCGTGGCGGGCGTGGCGATGGGCCTCGTGATCGAAGGGGAACGCTACCGCGTCCTGACGGACATCCTGGGCCTGGAAGACGCGCTGGGCGACATGGACTTCAAGGTGTGCGGCACCGCTGAAGGCATCACGGCGCTGCAGATGGACATCAAGGTGGGCGGCATCACCCCGCAGATCATGCGTGAAGCGCTCGCCCAGGCGCGCGAGGGCCGCCTGCACATCCTGGGCAAGATGGCCGAGGTGCTGCCCGCGCCCCGCGCGGAGCTCTCGCCCACCGCGCCGCGGATCGTCAGCCTGAAAATCAACCCGGAACTCATCGGGAAGGTCATTGGGCCCGGCGGGAAGCAGATCCGCGAACTCGAGGCCATGGGCGCGCAGGTCACCGTGGAGGAGGACGGCACCGTCCGCGTGTTCAGCGCGGACGGCGCGGCCGCCGAGGCCGTCCGCGCCCGTATTGAGGGCATCACCCGCGAGGCGAAGGTCGGCGAGGAGTTCGAGGGCACGGTCGTGAAAACCGCGCCGTTCGGGGCCTTCATCAACCTGTTCGCCGGGCAGGACGGCATGCTGCACATCTCCCAGATGAGTGAGGAACGCATCAACGCTGTCGAGGACGTCATGAACGTGGGTGACAAGCTGCGCGTGAAAATCGCCAACATTGACGACCGCGGCAAGATCGACCTGATCCGGCCGGAACTTGAAGGGAAGATCGCGCCGCGCGAGGCACGTCCCAGCCGCCCCGGCGGGGACCGCGGGGGCCGCCCGCCCCGCCGGGACTGA
- the dkgB gene encoding 2,5-didehydrogluconate reductase DkgB, giving the protein MTVPKFGVGTFRLKDDVVRRVVSDALELGYRAIDTAQGYDNEAEIGEVLAGSGVPRSEVYVTTKIKPPNYRRDALLASLRESLEKLRLEQVDLTLIHWPVPNGEVRPEEYLSALAEARALGLTREIGVSNFNIAGLRQAREVLGDVPLATNQVEIHPYLQNRRLVAFAQEQGLHLTSYMTLAVGKVMGDPVMQAIAAAHGANPAQVALAWAMQQGFSVIPSSTKRENLAGNLRAQDLHLTDEDMRRIAGLEEGEAARIASPESARPVWD; this is encoded by the coding sequence ATGACGGTACCGAAGTTTGGTGTGGGAACGTTTCGCCTGAAAGACGACGTGGTACGCCGGGTGGTATCCGACGCGCTGGAACTCGGGTACCGCGCCATTGATACGGCGCAGGGCTACGACAACGAGGCGGAGATCGGCGAGGTGCTTGCGGGCAGCGGCGTGCCGCGCAGCGAGGTGTACGTCACCACGAAAATCAAACCGCCGAACTACCGCCGGGACGCGCTGCTTGCCAGCCTGCGTGAAAGCCTGGAGAAGCTGCGGCTGGAGCAGGTGGACCTGACCCTGATTCACTGGCCGGTCCCGAACGGCGAGGTGCGCCCCGAAGAGTATCTCAGTGCGCTGGCAGAAGCGCGGGCGCTGGGTCTGACCCGTGAAATCGGCGTGTCGAACTTCAACATCGCCGGGCTGCGGCAGGCGCGTGAGGTCCTGGGAGACGTGCCCCTGGCAACAAACCAGGTGGAAATCCACCCGTACCTGCAAAACCGCCGGCTGGTGGCCTTCGCGCAGGAGCAGGGGCTGCACCTGACGTCGTACATGACCCTGGCGGTCGGCAAGGTCATGGGAGATCCCGTGATGCAGGCCATTGCGGCGGCGCACGGCGCGAACCCGGCGCAGGTGGCGCTCGCCTGGGCCATGCAGCAGGGGTTCAGCGTGATTCCGTCCAGCACGAAACGCGAGAACCTCGCCGGGAACCTCAGGGCGCAGGACCTGCACCTGACGGACGAGGACATGCGCCGCATTGCGGGGCTCGAAGAGGGCGAGGCCGCCCGCATCGCCAGCCCCGAAAGTGCCCGCCCCGTCTGGGACTGA
- a CDS encoding M36 family metallopeptidase translates to MKFTPRTALTGLLSLSLLTACGQTPGGTLSAQGGAGKPATGQTSVAARAFMPNPLQTTGDQTLTDARDSPAAVPASAYFNVTLTHLDGSGYLSGTYARVVSETGTPVYGAGPFNFTRDQDGFEQVMAYYWITEAQTYLQSLGFGTELPAVNSDQQQIKVSQYGVDNSYQSDQPDIIRLGKGGVDDAEDGEVIVHEYGHAVHAAQVPGFGTSLEAGSIGEGFGDYLALTVGEAVAKANGAPIRTPLPCIADWDSVSYTSSVPHCLRRTDRDKHYPQDVRGEVHADGEIWSRALWDIRQGLGARTADRVIIHAQFRFAPDTSFAAAAQATVETAQAMYGTKVAGTVKAAFAARGILN, encoded by the coding sequence ATGAAATTCACACCCAGGACGGCCCTGACGGGACTGCTGAGCCTCTCACTGCTGACGGCGTGCGGGCAGACGCCGGGCGGCACGCTCTCGGCGCAGGGCGGGGCAGGCAAACCCGCGACCGGCCAGACCAGCGTGGCCGCCCGGGCGTTCATGCCCAACCCCCTGCAGACCACCGGTGACCAGACCCTCACGGACGCCAGGGACAGCCCGGCGGCCGTGCCCGCCAGTGCGTACTTCAACGTCACCCTCACGCACCTGGACGGCAGCGGGTACCTGAGCGGCACCTACGCCCGCGTGGTCAGCGAGACGGGCACCCCGGTGTACGGCGCGGGACCGTTCAACTTCACGCGTGACCAGGACGGGTTCGAACAGGTCATGGCGTACTACTGGATCACTGAGGCGCAGACATACCTGCAGTCGCTGGGCTTCGGGACGGAACTGCCGGCCGTGAACAGTGACCAGCAGCAGATCAAGGTCAGCCAGTACGGGGTGGACAACTCGTACCAGAGTGACCAGCCGGACATCATCCGGTTGGGCAAGGGCGGCGTGGACGACGCCGAGGACGGCGAGGTGATCGTGCACGAGTACGGGCACGCCGTGCACGCCGCGCAGGTGCCGGGCTTCGGTACCAGTCTGGAGGCCGGAAGCATCGGGGAAGGGTTCGGCGACTACCTGGCCCTGACGGTGGGTGAGGCGGTCGCGAAGGCGAACGGCGCGCCCATCCGTACGCCCCTGCCGTGCATTGCGGACTGGGACAGCGTGAGCTACACCAGCAGCGTTCCGCACTGCCTGCGCCGCACCGACCGGGACAAGCACTACCCGCAGGACGTGCGGGGCGAGGTGCATGCCGACGGAGAGATCTGGTCGCGGGCGCTGTGGGATATCCGCCAGGGGCTGGGGGCGCGCACGGCCGACCGCGTGATCATCCATGCGCAGTTCCGGTTTGCGCCGGACACCAGCTTCGCGGCGGCGGCGCAGGCGACGGTGGAGACGGCGCAGGCCATGTACGGCACGAAGGTGGCCGGAACGGTGAAAGCGGCGTTCGCTGCGCGCGGCATTCTGAATTGA
- a CDS encoding molybdopterin oxidoreductase family protein, which yields MTALTRDVLLTCPLDCPDACRLKVTLTRGEDSRTGQVSERLSKVTGDPDHPFTRGFACAKTVHYPARANHPDRPLYPLRRVNPKTDPAPIWARVTWDEALDDIAARLKTLLDTRGPGSILRYNYAGTMGLREGTHVHAFFRALGTPELDETICATAGTEAWSLGYGSRYAVEPADVAHARLIVLWGINSLSTNSHLTPHLTAARKAGARIVCVDPYRNRTAAFADEHLKIRPGTDAALALGVMHELFTHGWTDDAYIAEATTGIEDLRAEALAWTPERTAQVTGLNADTIRAFARAIGTTRPTYIRVGYGMTRHEHGGTNLRAVTLIPALTGDWRVRGGGCTLSSSGAFKLNRARLGAAHLIQPSTPHVNMNELAGALRPEAGFGATFIYNCNPAVVAPDAGRVRAGLQRDDLLVVVLEQALTETARLADYLLPATTFAEHADLYTSYGHHHLGYNPVAIDAPGEARPNSWVFQALARRLGITEPSVYWSMDDLLDELLRTDHPHLAGITPERIKTEGSVPLNLPDTFLPYAHGADTPSGRVQLSPAPQHREPQAQLNAAYPVRLITPPAHHFLNSTYGLLENLNRAEGSEPHVLVHPEDAEAYGLTDDAYAHLQSEVGAVRRRVKLSEATQPGTAVVEGTWWGLSAPDGRSINELTAQTLTDLGGGSTFHNTRVRLTPAS from the coding sequence ATGACCGCCCTGACGCGCGACGTACTGCTCACCTGCCCCCTGGACTGCCCGGATGCCTGCCGCCTGAAAGTCACCCTCACACGCGGCGAGGATTCCCGCACCGGGCAGGTCAGCGAGCGCCTGAGCAAGGTCACCGGGGACCCCGACCATCCCTTCACGCGTGGCTTTGCCTGCGCCAAGACCGTGCATTACCCCGCCCGCGCCAATCACCCGGACCGGCCGCTGTACCCCCTGCGGCGCGTGAACCCCAAGACCGACCCGGCGCCCATCTGGGCGCGCGTCACCTGGGATGAGGCGCTCGACGACATCGCGGCGCGCCTGAAAACCCTGCTGGACACCCGCGGCCCGGGTTCCATCCTGCGCTACAACTACGCCGGCACCATGGGCCTGCGTGAAGGCACCCACGTTCACGCCTTTTTTCGCGCGCTCGGCACGCCGGAACTGGATGAAACCATCTGCGCTACGGCCGGCACTGAAGCCTGGAGCCTGGGGTACGGCAGCCGGTACGCCGTGGAGCCCGCCGACGTGGCGCACGCCCGGCTGATCGTGCTGTGGGGCATCAACAGCCTCTCCACCAACAGCCACCTCACGCCGCACCTGACCGCCGCGCGCAAGGCCGGTGCCCGGATCGTGTGCGTCGACCCGTACCGCAACCGCACCGCCGCCTTTGCCGACGAGCACCTGAAGATCAGACCCGGAACGGACGCCGCCCTGGCCCTCGGCGTGATGCACGAGCTGTTCACGCACGGCTGGACGGACGACGCGTACATTGCCGAGGCCACCACCGGCATCGAGGACCTCCGCGCCGAGGCGCTGGCGTGGACGCCGGAACGCACCGCGCAGGTCACCGGCCTGAACGCCGACACCATTCGGGCGTTCGCCCGCGCGATCGGCACCACGCGCCCCACGTACATCCGCGTGGGGTACGGCATGACCCGCCATGAACACGGCGGCACCAACCTGCGCGCCGTCACCCTGATTCCGGCCCTGACCGGCGACTGGCGCGTCCGCGGGGGCGGATGCACCCTGAGCAGCAGCGGCGCATTCAAGCTCAACCGCGCCCGTCTGGGCGCCGCGCACCTCATTCAGCCCAGCACCCCGCACGTGAACATGAACGAACTGGCCGGCGCCCTGCGGCCCGAGGCAGGGTTCGGCGCCACGTTCATCTACAACTGCAACCCGGCCGTGGTGGCCCCGGACGCCGGCCGCGTCCGCGCCGGCCTGCAACGCGACGACCTGCTGGTCGTGGTGCTTGAGCAGGCCCTGACCGAAACGGCCCGCCTGGCCGACTACCTGCTGCCGGCCACCACCTTCGCCGAGCACGCGGACCTGTACACCAGCTACGGCCACCACCACCTCGGGTACAACCCCGTGGCCATCGACGCACCGGGGGAGGCGCGTCCCAACTCCTGGGTCTTTCAGGCACTCGCGCGGCGCCTGGGCATCACGGAACCCAGCGTGTACTGGAGCATGGATGACCTGCTGGACGAACTGCTGCGCACGGACCATCCTCACCTCGCGGGCATCACACCGGAACGCATCAAGACCGAAGGCAGCGTGCCCCTGAACCTTCCGGACACCTTTCTGCCCTACGCGCACGGCGCGGACACCCCCAGCGGCCGGGTGCAGCTCAGCCCGGCGCCGCAGCACCGCGAGCCGCAGGCCCAGCTGAACGCCGCGTACCCCGTGCGGCTGATCACGCCGCCCGCGCATCATTTCCTGAACAGCACCTACGGTCTGCTGGAGAACCTCAACCGCGCCGAGGGCAGCGAACCGCACGTTCTCGTGCACCCCGAGGACGCCGAGGCGTACGGCCTGACCGATGACGCCTACGCTCACCTGCAGTCTGAGGTGGGCGCCGTGCGGCGCCGCGTGAAGCTCAGCGAGGCCACGCAGCCCGGTACGGCCGTCGTGGAGGGCACCTGGTGGGGGCTTAGCGCCCCGGACGGACGCAGCATCAATGAACTGACCGCGCAGACCCTCACGGACCTGGGGGGTGGCAGCACCTTCCACAACACCCGGGTGCGCCTGACGCCCGCCTCCTGA
- a CDS encoding ArsC/Spx/MgsR family protein: MSDLQVQIFGTRKNKETRAAERFFKERKIKIHFVDLKERPIAKGELSRFVQKYGLNALLDLDGKAYERSNLAYLRTTEDGVIAKVIDDPELLRLPLVRAGKHLTVGEDLEGWKAMVATG, encoded by the coding sequence ATGAGTGACCTGCAGGTGCAGATCTTCGGTACGCGCAAAAACAAGGAGACCCGCGCCGCCGAACGGTTCTTCAAGGAACGGAAGATCAAGATTCACTTCGTGGATCTCAAAGAACGGCCCATCGCGAAGGGAGAACTGAGCCGCTTCGTGCAGAAGTACGGCCTGAACGCCCTGCTGGATCTGGACGGCAAGGCGTACGAACGCAGCAACCTCGCCTACCTGCGCACCACCGAAGACGGCGTGATCGCCAAGGTGATCGATGATCCGGAGCTGCTGCGCCTGCCGCTCGTGCGGGCCGGCAAACACCTGACGGTTGGAGAGGACCTTGAGGGCTGGAAGGCGATGGTGGCGACCGGGTAG
- the ruvB gene encoding Holliday junction branch migration DNA helicase RuvB, whose product MTEPLDAALRPKTLTEYVGQERLKEKLGVYLQAARGRKEALDHTLLFGPPGLGKTTLAHIIAAELGVNIRVTSGPAIEKPGDLAAILTNSLEEGDVLFIDEIHRLGRVAEEHLYPAMEDFKLDIVLGQGPAARTIELPLPRFTLVGATTRPGLITAPMRSRFGIIEHLEYYTPEEIGVNLMRDARLLGFGLTEESAVEIGARARGTMRIAKRLLRRVRDYADVAGETTIELPRAQDALDRLGLDSAGLDDRDKKYLETLIHRFSGGPVGVDTLATAISEDSLTLEDVYEPYLIQLGFIKRTPRGRVATAHAYDHLGLPVSGGDHDLGFYTN is encoded by the coding sequence ATGACTGAACCGCTCGACGCCGCCCTGCGGCCCAAGACCCTGACAGAGTACGTCGGGCAGGAACGCCTCAAGGAGAAACTCGGCGTGTACCTCCAGGCCGCCCGGGGCCGCAAGGAAGCGCTCGACCACACCCTGCTGTTCGGCCCACCCGGACTGGGCAAAACAACCCTGGCCCACATCATCGCCGCGGAACTTGGCGTGAACATCCGCGTGACGTCCGGCCCCGCCATCGAGAAACCCGGCGACCTCGCCGCCATCCTCACCAACAGCCTTGAGGAAGGCGACGTCCTGTTCATCGACGAGATACACCGCCTGGGCCGCGTGGCCGAAGAACACCTCTACCCGGCCATGGAGGACTTCAAACTCGACATCGTGCTCGGTCAGGGCCCGGCAGCCCGCACCATCGAGCTGCCCCTGCCCCGCTTCACGCTGGTGGGCGCCACCACCCGCCCCGGCCTGATCACCGCGCCCATGCGCAGCCGCTTCGGGATCATCGAGCACCTGGAGTACTACACGCCCGAGGAGATCGGCGTGAACCTCATGCGTGACGCCCGCCTGCTGGGGTTCGGCCTGACCGAGGAATCCGCCGTGGAGATCGGAGCCCGCGCCCGCGGCACCATGCGCATCGCCAAGCGCCTGCTCCGCCGCGTGCGCGATTACGCCGATGTGGCTGGTGAAACCACCATCGAACTGCCGCGCGCGCAGGACGCCCTCGACCGGCTGGGCCTCGACAGCGCCGGCCTGGACGACCGCGACAAGAAGTACCTGGAAACCCTCATTCACCGCTTCTCGGGCGGCCCGGTCGGCGTGGACACCCTGGCCACAGCCATCAGTGAGGACTCCCTGACGCTTGAGGACGTGTACGAGCCCTACCTGATCCAGCTTGGCTTCATCAAACGCACCCCGCGCGGCCGTGTGGCCACCGCGCACGCCTACGATCACCTGGGCCTGCCGGTCAGCGGCGGGGACCACGACCTGGGCTTCTACACCAACTGA